Proteins co-encoded in one Theileria equi strain WA chromosome 3, complete sequence genomic window:
- a CDS encoding hypothetical protein (encoded by transcript BEWA_003990A) yields the protein MATIVRIGPSFTPKRSQNASHSSGLIVTGAIDDPFCISSELTPSIGSRNGQGSSCREPMSTPETRKKDLVQGVFSRHASKSTSVEAIQPLKGFLSPVDKSEEASEKGSRSTLYSDSCAPVVTLEDGRQDDESTQTVLESSASSETPATNAQFYTCKQMIEISPKRIEDNYDLPLFFLIRFGGPASSVGASVLRDGDLLKTSILSKLSYEEMYRYYACMYKRLHDNVMAKNCGKNLDKTKLHRKMSREIPTKTWQNRENLYSQIVTQSTWNPFSIFGSSPPYASLQDIFNIKSIQDYVTPDVFGRMCRVLGHTRHTLLEYLERHWKKESYTANWKEDPLLHEEVVWYLKATGKTVDKSESVYTLQKCYCVTPNPNIRYNWNDPRNAHINQERRRISTWQPMVGDEEIKRIDVEQLLEDIEYYKRSREECSDLCGGYLESPQGSQYTSQHGHTDFNARDEENTAQEWTSAGKRLCRHAPEEGLWSATQFKS from the coding sequence ATGGCGACTATAGTGAGAATTGGGCCAAGTTTCACGCCCAAAAGGTCCCAAAACGCATCGCACAGCTCAGGCCTAATCGTTACAGGCGCAATCGACGACCCATTTTGCATTTCCTCCGAACTCACACCGAGCATAGGCTCACGCAACGGGCAGGGCAGCTCTTGTAGAGAGCCCATGAGCACGCCAGAGaccaggaagaaggatCTGGTACAAGGAGTTTTTTCTAGACACGCCAGCAAGTCGACTTCCGTGGAGGCAATACAGCCACTCAAGGGGTTTCTATCGCCCGTGGACAAGTCAGAGGAGGCGTCTGAAAAGGGCTCAAGATCGACTCTGTACAGCGACTCTTGTGCGCCAGTTGTGACGCTAGAGGATGGTCGTCAAGACGATGAATCCACTCAGACTGTTTTGGAGTCTTCAGCTTCGTCGGAAACTCCCGCAACAAACGCTCAATTTTACACGTGCAAACAAATGATTGAGATTTCACCaaagagaatagaggaCAATTATGATCTACCACTTTTCTTCCTAATCAGATTTGGGGGTCCGGCTTCGTCAGTTGGTGCCTCTGTGCTTAGAGACGGTGATTTGCTCAAGACTTCGATCCTCTCCAAGCTCAGTTACGAGGAAATGTACAGATACTATGCATGCATGTACAAGAGACTGCACGACAACGTCATGGCAAAGAATTGTGGAAAGAACCTAGACAAGACCAAACTCCACAGGAAAATGTCACGTGAGATACCTACTAAAACTTGGCAGAACCGAGAGAATCTATACAGCCAAATCGTGACGCAGAGCACGTGGAATcccttttccatttttggCTCCTCACCTCCATACGCAAGCCTGCAGGACATCTTTAACATCAAATCCATACAGGATTACGTAACTCCAGATGTTTTTGGTAGAATGTGCAGGGTTTTGGGCCACACGAGGCACACGCTGCTCGAGTATTTGGAAAGGCACTGGAAGAAGGAATCCTACACCGCCAACTGGAAAGAGGACCCTCTTTTACACGAGGAAGTTGTCTGGTACCTCAAGGCAACTGGAAAGACTGTGGACAAGTCTGAATCAGTCTACACGTTGCAGAAATGCTACTGTGTAACTCCAAACCCAAACATTCGCTACAATTGGAACGATCCAAGAAACGCCCATATAAACCAGGAAAGACGAAGAATATCCACGTGGCAACCGATGGTTGGAGATGAGGAAATCAAGAGGATTGACGTGGAGCAGCTTCTGGAGGATATCGAGTATTACAAGAGGAGCAGAGAAGAATGCTCAGACCTCTGTGGAGGGTACCTGGAGAGCCCACAAGGCTCGCAATACACATCGCAACACGGGCACACAGATTTTAATGCCAGAGACGAGGAGAATACGGCGCAGGAATGGACGAGTGCCGGGAAGCGCCTCTGCCGGCATGCCCCTGAGGAGGGACTCTGGTCTGCCACTCAGTTTAAatcataa
- a CDS encoding hypothetical protein (encoded by transcript BEWA_004000A) translates to MNWISLKHVYYIPSEDFMSMLALLHLSSLTLTGFGVLRHSKGINEIRVHIWSLYLAAVLFILSLVFSRRQREEKDEAYMSTSSTYSRLLKFIMPFLLLISIASLITFAAFHGVIIVLAIHLTLITFVLTGFPRLLLCILTIAGIFIGTGFQVILVGFLYGKSGSRKRIVDLSADFRYGTATQTRVVFLDILLLLLQVIGGCIFYSNHWKLGYLISRYKARPAYFISNIVGVTEIEHALMTKYGCGFEDSINYSECMSNLSPRVIKTKEEQPSHAAQAPSIDHDSECLSNLNQGLVKAKENASLVNNRKESYNWSTRSFTRGSDGTLFSQSTGFSDKGTSYDYSTSIDGYIPSCPDEEEDEEWVKICNENISTNKRLAKRTGTADAIKPSGSFAKMGNFAYIDARFQTPRRERSATMYESRLGSGISYGESLDAILSRKHNSRNSTKPFTSFLFSRDAFGSGSISRSFEPSLVSGDSLDATPMELSSIDYSDNLQLTIKGMSSIGATRIAQGDEIDTSTGFRPQTRAMRIIKQGRRNSIEIPVPPIEYKVEHSSKHASEFPCDEDAETSKRAHSTSITPEKRTNTHMDTILSKYSDYRMLSMPPEGLFHSESLSRELEEMNQDMTALRDLEMSVTNPFLKLVYLLLPKCIKDALDVCGGKYEKLKGKREIMEKSRWPEDLLVPSRNTFDMFHSPSIEAMYVHWMDSFNAYFYGITKKETFSICVYTLVASIILCLRHILTMDNDDAATFTSGYKIGLLIARYILQAIVDLLCMIPIFRTSWKVHNKSNMRRTYFVMLFLCLFQYLLNIFDLCMCIGLNNPGYAMYNTVIMSLLLTKTSALLILRLPTYIFLYLLYFSTFLIIHKTHVKHKIYRWLLMEVFSQFIIGAGTYCFCARPIDTNRRLLFSMYILPYITYLNKRFKGQVLGHAESRGYAFEQGENYEGSIGGLARGDHEVSIRHEDKGSINDGRGFFEYLGSIEESGPTKLPMASI, encoded by the coding sequence ATGAACTGGATATCACTGAAACATGTCTATTATATCCCATCGGAGGACTTTATGTCCATGTTGGCTCTGCTACACCTATCGTCGTTGACTTTGACTGGATTTGGCGTATTGAGACATTCCAAGGGAATAAACGAGATTAGAGTACACATATGGTCTCTTTATCTAGCGGCTGTGCTCTTTATTCTCTCGTTGGTCTTCTCCAGGAGGCAGCGAGAGGAGAAGGATGAAGCGTACATGAGCACTTCTAGCACATACTCGAGGCTTTTAAAGTTTATAATGCCCTTTCTCTTGCTCATTTCCATCGCATCTCTGATCACTTTTGCGGCTTTCCACGGGGTTATCATTGTACTGGCCATACATTTGACCTTGATTACTTTTGTCCTGACCGGCTTTCCAAGGTTGCTCCTCTGTATCTTGACGATAGCGGGGATATTCATCGGCACAGGCTTTCAGGTTATACTTGTAGGATTCCTCTACGGCAAGTCTGGGTCCCGAAAAAGAATTGTGGACCTCTCCGCGGACTTTAGGTACGGAACAGCCACGCAGACGAGGGTGGTTTTTTTGGATATACTTTTGCTCCTTCTACAGGTTATTGGAGGGTGTATATTCTACAGCAACCACTGGAAGCTGGGATACCTAATTTCACGCTACAAGGCGCGACCTGCCTATTTCATATCAAACATTGTTGGTGTAACGGAGATTGAGCATGCACTCATGACAAAGTACGGTTGCGGTTTCGAAGACTCTATAAACTACTCGGAATGCATGTCCAATTTGAGTCCAAGAGTTATTAAAACCAAGGAGGAACAGCCCTCACATGCTGCACAGGCGCCGTCCATTGATCATGACTCGGAGTGCCTGTCAAATTTGAACCAAGGACTTGTCAAGGCTAAGGAGAATGCTTCGCTGGTAAACAATAGAAAAGAAAGTTATAATTGGTCAACAAGATCATTTACACGTGGTAGTGATGGAACGCTATTTTCACAATCCACGGGTTTCAGCGACAAGGGTACAAGTTACGACTACTCAACATCCATTGATGGGTACATTCCCAGCTGTCCAGACgaggaggaagatgaggaGTGGGttaaaatttgcaatgAGAACATTTCCACAAATAAAAGACTAGCAAAACGTACAGGAACAGCAGATGCCATAAAGCCCAGCGGATCGTTTGCAAAAATGGGCAACTTTGCATACATTGACGCACGATTCCAGACTCCAAGGAGGGAACGAAGTGCAACAATGTACGAGTCTCGCCTAGGTAGTGGTATATCATATGGAGAAAGTTTAGATGCTATTTTATCCAGAAAGCACAATAGTAGGAATAGCACAAAACCCTTTACAAGctttttattttccagAGATGCATTTGGGAGTGGGTCAATATCTCGTTCATTTGAACCGTCACTCGTTTCAGGTGACTCTCTAGATGCCACCCCAATGGAGTTGTCATCTATTGACTACTCTGATAACCTACAATTGACCATTAAAGGCATGAGCTCAATTGGTGCGACAAGAATTGCACAAGGTGATGAAATTGACACTAGTACAGGGTTTCGTCCGCAAACTAGAGCCATGAGGATCATTAAGCAGGGGCGCAGAAATAGCATAGAGATTCCAGTGCCGCCCATTGAGTACAAGGTGGAACACTCATCAAAACATGCCTCTGAATTTCCATGTGATGAAGATGCAGAAACTAGCAAGAGGGCACACTCTACCTCAATCACACCAGAAAAACGGACAAATACCCATATGGATACGATCctatcaaaatattcagaCTATAGAATGTTGAGTATGCCGCCAGAGGGGCTATTCCACAGTGAGTCGCTATCACGTGAACTGGAGGAAATGAATCAAGATATGACCGCACTTCGGGATCTTGAAATGTCTGTAACGAACCCATTCCTCAAGCTCGTATACCTTCTTTTACCAAAGTGTATAAAGGATGCGTTGGATGTTTGCGGAGGCAAGTATGAGAAGCTCAAGGGTAAGCGGGaaattatggaaaagaGTAGGTGGCCAGAGGATTTATTGGTGCCAAGTAGGAACACTTTTGATATGTTTCATAGCCCTTCAATTGAAGCAATGTATGTGCATTGGATGGATTCATTTAATGCATACTTTTATGGAATTACCAAAAAGGAAACGTTTTCAATTTGCGTATATACTCTAGTCGCTTCGATTATTTTATGCCTACGTCACATTCTAACAATGGACAATGATGATGCCGCTACCTTTACAAGTGGCTATAAAATTGGACTTTTGATTGCAAGGTACATTTTACAGGCAATTGTGGATTTGCTCTGTATGATTCCCATCTTTAGGACTTCGTGGAAGGTACACAATAAGAGCAACATGAGAAGGACATACTTTGTCATGCTCTTTTTGTGCCTTTTCCAGTAccttttgaacattttcGATCTCTGCATGTGCATTGGGCTAAATAATCCTGGATATGCTATGTACAATACTGTTATAATGTCGCTGCTGTTAACAAAGACCAGCGCTCTCCTTATTCTCAGGTTGCCAACTTACATCTTTCTCTACCttttatacttttccaCCTTCTTGATCATTCACAAGACCCATGTCAAGCACAAGATTTACCGCTGGCTCTTGATGGAGGTGTTTTCGCAATTCATTATTGGAGCTGGAACCTACTGCTTTTGCGCCAGGCCAATAGACACGAATCGGCGCCTGCTCTTTTCCATGTACATTTTACCGTACATTACCTACCTCAACAAGCGGTTCAAGGGCCAAGTTTTGGGACATGCAGAGTCGAGGGGCTACGCATTTGAGCAGGGCGAGAACTACGAGGGCTCCATTGGGGGACTCGCAAGGGGCGACCACGAGGTGTCTATACGACACGAGGACAAGGGATCGATTAATGATGGCAGAGGCTTCTTTGAGTACCTGGGCTCCATCGAGGAATCAGGGCCCACCAAGTTGCCAATGGCATCCATTtga
- a CDS encoding hypothetical protein (encoded by transcript BEWA_004010A), producing the protein MSKVLTLNVKCGGNPCNCSNSSDIIVSKDETIDNVTSFIAYSHSIKKGESFTLSQNLDGGESLDSGDIQDVEKVAVYYWDRDSQHKTPLLLNITQKDNPKSLYYLRYEDGEPEGNPNPKVWKQYNGVGTSLQDLLDDRNLGRNNVFPLDLNEPTKRLDTGTDVAKKAEVQLVQTSPLTDSDYKITMYKLNGKDGETKFSRAMYDKGKANGIVIPDDILTSIKLYSSSVSSIPIMVEFVKSGKAGSEWFYNTNSQGTNWQGDGGNTFYGSDRQLTESFTKRLDELTCEHHGGVTIDLSHKTSIAQQRYCCNEHGGKKGEGGKVSVKEQKVSCQRPDHSTSSLTVYKHSIKEVDLKLGGIKFYLNNDSSKQNRKHVRSRNLKLPIEGQVDVCVFYCAGNNPVLIYVYANRSTKSQGSSGWYRKSKRGYESNWSKISNMPQYITPDTINNCNSWNKLVGIFNQLKCESFQRCPPEPLPERSDAGEVRTHNQDDDIKLEESEPEVDSYKVRGDAGPIEPLGPLGKGAGKDKTEAKHVTSAKDSEDKEAKVVSEIVKKESEPGPEGAGKGPQGESFQFKIPGALFTVVDEAAKLLYGILSPQRKASRDPGAARPDTGELIGPAGTQGRDDPSGDSAGGPGSVPTSPPSGQTRTQVQEADVPQSGVRGGPAGPPAESSPTASTPVTTQTAQAQEGPSGTSQIFPWKETVFGTLATVVSGLVGFAGLKFYKSQRGLSIGRNIDPEVIEGISLVEVILNSDCSHATLYVSIAGDPFQQRQGLSWLTKRTKRLRYLMAQLLNHRKNVPTISFKKHDLLEQSSKF; encoded by the exons atgagcaaAGTGTTAACGTTAAATGTAAAGTGTGGTGGAAACCCATGTAATTGCAGTAATAGTAGCGATATTATTGTTAGCAAAGATGAGACTATTGATAATGTCACCAGTTTTATCGCCTATAGTCACTCCATAAAGAAAGGAGAGTCATTTACTCTAAGTCAGAATCTAGATGGAGGTGAGAGTCTAGATAGTGGTGATATCCAAGATGTTGAAAAAGTAGCAGTTTACTATTGGGATAGGGATTCACAGCACAAAACACCACTTCTTCTAAACATTACTCAGAAAGACAATCCAAAATCATTATATTATCTGAGATATGAAGACGGTGAACCAGAAGGAAACCCTAATCCAAAGGTTTGGAAACAATATAACGGCGTTGGAACATCCCTACAAGATTTGTTGGATGATAGGAATTTAGGCAGAAATAATGTCTTCCCTCTCGATCTTAATGAGCCTACAAAACGTCTGGACACGGGTACCGATGTTGCGAAGAAAGCGGAGGTACAACTTGTTCAAACAAGTCCTCTTACTGACAGTGATTACAAGATCACAATGTATAAACTTAATGGCAAAGATGGGGAAACAAAATTTTCGAGAGCAATGTATGATAAGGGTAAAGCTAATGGTATAGTTATTCCAGATGATATACTTACTAGTATCAAGCTTTACTCATCGTCAGTGAGCTCTATACCCATTATGGTTGAGTTTGTGAAAAGTGGGAAAGCAGGATCAGAATGGTTTTACAATACTAATTCTCAGGGTACAAATTGGCAAGGAGATGGTGGAAATACATTCTATGGTAGTGATAGACAGCTCACAGAGAGCTTTACCAAACGATTAGATGAACTCACCTGTGAACACCATGGTGGAGTCACCATTGATTTATCACATAAAACATCTATAGCTCAACAGAGATACTGTTGCAATGAGCATGGAGGTAAGAAGGGTGAAGGTGGAAAGGTCTCTGTTAAGGAACAAAAGGTTTCTTGCCAGAGGCCAGATCACAGTACAAGTTCCCTTACGGTCTACAAGCACTCCATTAAAGAGGTTGACCTTAAACTAGGTGGCATTAAATTCTACCTTAATAATGATAGTTCTAAACAGAATAGGAAACATGTAAGATCTagaaatttaaaactaCCTATAGAAGGCCAGGTAGATGTTTGTGTCTTCTATTGCGCTGGGAATAATCCGGTATTAATCTATGTTTATGCCAATAGGAGTACAAAATCTCAGGGAAGCTCGGGCTGGTACAGGAAAAGCAAAAGAGGTTATGAAAGTAACTGGAGTAAAATTTCGAATATGCCACAATATATAACACCCGATACGATTAACAATTGTAATAGTTGGAACAAACTTGTAGGAATCTTTAATCAACTTAAATGTGAAAGCTTCCAAAGATGTCCCCCTGAACCTTTACCAGAACGTTCTGATGCCGGTGAAGTACGGACTCATAACCAGGATGATGACATTAAGTTGGAAGAATCTGAGCCTGAAGTTGACTCATATAAAGTACGAGGTGATGCTGGACCTATAGAACCTCTTGGCCCACTTGGCAAAGGAGCTGGTAAAGATAAAACTGAAGCAAAACACGTTACTAGTGCTAAAGATAGTGAAGATAAAGAAGCTAAAGTAGTCTCTGAAATTGTTAAAAAAGAATCTGAACCTGGTCCAGAAGGTGCTGGTAAAGGACCTCAAGGAGAGTCATTTCAATTCAAAATTCCTGGTGCTCTATTTACTGTTGTTGATGAAGCTGCTAAACTACTTTATGGTATTCTATCTCCTCAACGTAAAGCTAGTAGAGATCCTGGTGCTGCTAGACCTGATACTGGTGAACTTATTGGACCTGCTGGTACTCAAGGTAGAGATGatccttctggagataGTGCTGGAGGACCAGGTTCTGTTCCTACTAGTCCACCTAGTGGTCAAACTCGTACTCAAGTACAAGAAGCTGATGTTCCTCAATCTGGAGTTCGTGGAGGACCTGCTGGACCTCCTGCTGAATCTTCTCCTACTGCTTCTACTCCTGTTACTACTCAAACTGCTCAAGCTCAAGAAGGCCCTTCTGGAACTTCTCAAATCTTTCCTTGGAAAGAGACTGTCTTTGGAACTCTCGCTACTGTTGTATCCGGATTAGTTGGGTTCGCGGGATTGAAGTTTTATAAGAGCC AAAGGGGACTATCAATTGGTAGAAACATTGACCCTGAGGTAATCGAGGGGATTTCTCTGGTTGAAGTAATTTTAAACTCGGACTGTTCCCATGCTACTCTCTACGTTTCGATAGCAGGTGACCCGTTTCAGCAACGACAA gGACTCTCTTGGCTGACCAAGAGGACCAAACGTTTGCGTTACTTGATGGCTCAACTGCTCAATCATCGCAAAAACGTACCGACAATATCCTTCAAGAAGCACGATTTATTAGAACAATCCAGTAAGTTCTAG